GGAGGCCGAAAAGAAATGTCCGATCCTGTGAAAACTAAGCTGCAGGCTCAGGAAAGGATAAAGTACAGCACCTGCTTAGTTatcatctgtgtgtgcatgtgtgatgctGAGGACAGAAAGCGGATCATCACAGGTGGCAGTGCTCCACCATGGAACCACGGTCCAGCCCCTATGAACACTAGGCAGGCTTTCAATGCTACAGCTATGGCCTGTATGTAAGCTACTGCTCAAtgctgctttcctttctcctgcacACAACGTGCAtcaagcagaagccagaagaggggaaTCAGATCTCCCCGCCGGGACTGGAGTTTCAGTCAGCTGGGCACTACCgtttgggtgctgagaaccaaatacaggtcctctgcaagagaagtaagtgttcttaacagcctagccagctctccaggccccaaTCCTGGCTTCTGAATTGAAACCACTGTACTGGGTAACTGATGACCTTAGATACGGGGGAGgcatgtggtgatattttatttgtgttttaataaaaaaaaaaaaaagcttgcctgaagatcagagaagcagagcagccagccagtcgttcttacctctaccaaatcctcagactgaatggggtatcctgtctctacgaaACCTCAGACCGAATCCTGAACTCCTGTCTGCTCCCggcttatattcctctctttgcccaaccttatcatttccttctccatttcttcagtgctgggataaaaggtgtgagccgccaccacctggttctgtttctctttgagactggatcagtcTTGTGTGTCccgggtggccttgaactcacagagatctgtctgcctctgtctcctaagtgctgggattaaaagtgtgtgccaccagcgccTGGCCTCTTACGTGGATCGGTCGGTCTGCagtctgatctttaggcaagctttatttgttatagcacaaataaaatatcaccacagaggCAGAGTACTAGCTACATGGGAACTCTGTGCACAATCCCCCAACCTACCCAGAACCAGCATCTTTGCCGAAATAAGCTTACTAAGCATCTGCCTAGATGACAGCATTACGGTGTACGCAGTCCTCTTACCATAGCCCTGCTGCTGTCCGGGGTAGCTCTGTTGGTTGGGGTACTGCTGTTGGGAGTACGTTTGCTGCTGCGCTGAGCCCTGCTGGTACCCAGTCTGCTGCTGACTGTACTGAGAGTTTCCTGAAGGAAGAAGGGGGCACAGTCTCATCTCTGGGCACAGGACAAGCGAACAGTTACAAAACACTTGCACCGTGTCTCCAGAGGTAGCATGTTTCCACAACGGCTCAAATAGCATAGgacatttttgtcttattatgttacaaaacacaaatgaaaagccAGACAATACGAAATGGGTGAGGTGGCTGCTAAGAGAGAGGCTAACAATCGTGCTGTGCGCTGAACTGTCCATCTTAATTGTCAGAACACCCTAGGAGACACACCCGAGTGTGCCTCTGAAGGTCCTTCTTGAAAAGCGTTAAGTGAACGTGGGTGGCACCATGTCATGGACTGGGGGCCCAGACTGGATAAAGAggaaaagtgagctgagcaccagcattcggGTTTTTTCCACTTGCGGATGCagctgcaatgtgaccagctgcctcaggctcctcctACCGTGGACTGTTAGCACTGCTAGCTCTGGGAGTGTTTACACACTGGGCCACAGCATGGGTCCCCACCATGCTCCTTACCCCCCTCATAGTAGTGCTGTGTGGAATCCTCAAAGGAGCGGTCGTAGCTCTGCTCTGTGTAAGACGATTGCTGGTAGGCGTAGTCACCGTGGCCTGCAAGAGATAGGTGACTTACTGTCGCTGGAAATGTCTCCCTGCCTAGGCCTGCAGCAGAGTTCAGGCCAGGGGATGAGGATGAACTGGTTGAGCCTATCTCTCTAAGCCtctttgttctgtctgtctgtctctgtctttctcaaaTGCAGACTCACTGTGAGGCTGCTCCACATTGTGGAGAGAATCAAGCTTTCTTGACAGCACCAGCTGCTCTCTCCTGCATCTGTCCAACTCCTGGGGCTTCCTGGGTAGTGACGTTGTGACCATGAAAAGGTTTTTGGGACAAGCCGCCATCTGATACCAGGCATCACGGCTAGCTACAGACTTGTCTCAGCCACCTACCTGCTCCCCAACGCACCCTGCCTCATGCTATGGCTTACACCAGAGACCTCCATCGTTATCTCTCAAAATGTATATTTAGGATATTTACTGAGACAGAGTCCcctgatgtagcccaggctggcttcaaattcttaatcctcctgcttccgtcATCCAATAGCTGGCGTTTACAGGCAAGGGCTACCATACCCAGTCCTTAGGGTCACTTTAAATGCCACGTCCACAAATCCACTTAAAGGGGACAACCTGCAGAAGTGAGGGCAGGAGGCCAGACGTTGGGACCCACCATGTTAAAGACACCTGTCAGTGATGGGTGGCTCTACCCAGCTCAGACTCCTACACCTTctgggaaagggaagcagagaaaacccAAGGACATGGACGGTGTCCTACATGGAAGGTTTTCTTGTGGGAGACCAGCCTCAGTCACGCCCCAGAGTGCTCAAGCTGAGGGGACATGAGGCTGGATCTGAACGGCGGATGAACTAGCTGTCAGGAGCATGCCTTACCGTCTGGGTAGTACTGCTGACTCATGGGCTCTGCAGCTCCCTGGCTGTGGCTGTACTGTTCGCTGTAGTACTCTTCCTGGCCTAGGTACTGCTGGGAAGAGCCTGTGGGGATGTGACCAGACTCTCAGGACATGGACAGTGGGCAAGACAGGCTCACACACCTGGTTCAGCAGCAAAGCCATGCTGAGTCAGCCTTGCCCATGGCAGAACACACCCAGGACCATTCAAACACCAATCCTCCCTCTCCTATTAACCCAGCTGCCCAAACACTCTGGAACCGGAACAACCACCATCTGTCCCTTCAGCCCAAGACACCTGCTCCCTGGGCTAGCAGATGCTCCCTAGGTCCCCACTGCACCTACAGGCCCAGGGTCCTTGCTCATGCCATGGACAGACATTATGGCCCACGTGGGGCAGACCACTGGCTCTTTACCGTGGGCTGGAGTAGGCCTCGGCCTTACCTTGCTGGGAGGGTCTGTAGGGCGCCATGGGCCGCTGTCCCATCATGCTGCTCCCTTGGCCACCCTGGCCCATCATGGCAATGGGCGCCTGGCCCTGGTAATGCTGGCTCCCGCCCTGTGCTGAGTTGTAGTGGGACGTGGCTGCCTGCTGGTGCATCATGGAGACTGTGTGACAGGACAGAGACCCCAAAATAAGCCTGAGCACGCGCTAGGGTGTATGTGGGGGAGTGGGGGCTGTGTCCCCTGCAGACCTGACTCTCTCCTAATGCTACCCATTTATCACTTCCCATGTAAGATGGCACCTCTGATTCCAAGTCAAACCTCTAACACTGTGAGCCGCATCCAAGCCCTGGCACAAGGTCGGGCCTCAGCTCTTAGTACTAATGTTTGGCTAACATAGGAAAGGTCACTGGGCAAGAAGAGGGTCCTCAGAGCTCCGGCTCCTAACCACAGAAACtacagtccttccttccttgtccctAGGGCTTGTCTTGAAGCAGTCAGTGTCCTCTTGCCATTTCTTGAGCAGCAGCCATACAGCCACTGTGGACTGCACCCGCCTGTTTGCTGGCCTCTCTACACACTGCTCAGAACTCACTGGAACAGCACTGTCCAACAGAAACGGGACAAGAGCCATTTATTTTAAAGCCTGTAGTCAGTCAGGCCTGGTGGAGCAACCTGTCTCCCTAGCTACtcgggggaaggaagaaagaacattccaagttcaagaccagccatgGCAATTGCGTGAGGGGATGGAGCTCACTAGAGTCCTTGCCttacatgcatgaggccctgtgtTTAGTACTCAgcactgggaaaagaaaaagaaaagcttctggTATCACgctgagaaaacaaaataagtcaggcagtggtggcacacgtctttagtcccagcacttgggaggcagaggcaggtggatctctgtgagttcgagcccagcctggtgtacagagccaagtttcaggacagccaggactacacagagaaaccttacctcaaaacaaaaaaccaaaacaaaaaaggtaaagCGATCTTCAATAAACATTATGACAATGTGTTTGCAAAACAAATCCACAGCGCTATGATCACAGAGAACACAGGAGACACTCCATCTTGTTTTGCAATGCTCCTCTGAAACCTGTCTGACGCCCAGGGAACATCTGGATAGGGATCCGCCCTTTCCCAGTTACTTCCTGATCTCACCATCAGCACCCACCATCAGGACAGCCCCCAATCCCGGGTCCCTGCTCTGCTGAAAGGCCCGGACCTCCAGCTTAGTATTTGTGACCCTTCATCTTTTATACTTTTGGCCTTTTCCCAGGGTTCCCTGAGTGGGGAACCCCCATACCTCACCCGAGACCAGTGTTTATCCAAGTCCCACAGCCAATGGGACTTGGAATTCAATTTCCTTGGAATTCCTAAGGCCTCTGAGAAACCACTCAGGGCGAGTCACCATGTATCCACTAACCTGGCCTCGTGGAAACGCCTAGGGAAGAACCCTAAGGGGAAGGCTGCCCCTTAGGGTCACACAGACAAGCTGCCTGAGTTTGCCAAGGTTTAGGAGCTGACCAGGGGTGTGGACCAGTACCTGGGTTCGACTGCATGTTAATGTTGGTCCGAGACACATAGTTGCTGATAGCACCTTGGCCTTGCATGGGGACACTCTGCGAGGTGGGTCCCGAGTGGCTGTAGCCAGGCCCAGTCCCATGGCCACTGCCTGACATGCTCATGGAGGTTGTGGGCAGTGTGCTCTGCGCTGTCTGCTGCATGGACACATGGTTTGGACCTGCCAGGAAGAGTAGGAGACAGAGTGTCAGGCATTGGAGGCCAGGTATCCACTTCAAGGTAAAGACATCCAAGTTCCTTTCAGACAGTTTTGAGCAGGAAGGTTAATCTCTGGTCAGTAACACCAAGAAAGGAAGTaatttacacacagacacatagcatTGTGTCATGGTTACTGAGATCCCCCAGTTGTCATTAGTTCTTATGCTGTAGCAATAACAGCACCACCACCTCTTCATTCTAGGGGACCCATGCAGAAGCACATGTCTGTACGCTAAGTAGAGAGTCAAGTGGAACGGGGCACGTGAAGCCAGCTTCATGCCCTCTGCACATACACGCAGGTGTAGCAGAGTACCCGTGACCAGGACAGCGGGAGAGAGGTGGGCAATCACAGGCCAGGACAGTACTGTACCCAGCTCTGCTGGGTGTGGGCTGACCCTGCAGCCGGTCAGTCACCTACAGCTGGCTACCTTGGTGACAACGCTGCAGCAAACCTGCTCACCGTTACCGATCTGGCCCTGCATGAGGGAAGCAGGGGGCAGGCCTGTGCTGATGGCATCACTGAGACTGCCCTGGGGATGCAGGCCCTGGCTGGAACCGCTCTGGCTCAGTGCTCCGGGGCCCAGGTTCATGTTCTGTGTTGGTGGCTGTAGAGAACACAAAGGTAAGGACAGTTAACCCAGAGTGAGCACCAAGAGCCACTCCAGAGACATAGGAATTGCACAGCTACCTGCCAGCAGGGGTACTGGGCTAACACAGAGACCAAACATGACATTCAGAACATAAATCAGTTGGATAAGTGTCTCTCAATGTCCACAACTCATCAATGACCTGTACAACCTGGCTTCCTGCCTTTTATTCcgtgtcccctcccctcccctctcatcCTCTATCCCCTCAGTTAAACGTAAGGTGTAAGGGAGACAGATCGTCCCCTAGATCAAACAGTGGCTCCCAAGGTTTGCATACATGTGCTATCTGTACCTAGCCAAGAAAGGGAGCCCCTAACCAGGCCTGGTGTTGAGAAGCCCTATACTCTCagctgagaggtggaggcaggaggatgacaagttcaaggcttgtgtacagagtgagttcaagctCAGGCTGGGCAAAATAGTTAGATCCTAAAACTAGCActtatttctaagaaataaaaggaCAACTGAGGATATCACATGCACAcagctctaggttcaatcccccaGCACTGAAGACAAGAAGAGGTGTGTCTGGCAGGACCAGCTGCTATCTGCACAAGCACCCAATCGACATCACAGCTGACCGAGGGGTAGCACCATTCACAGTGCCTCCGTTTTCCCAGGGGGCAGTGCACCAGGGGTTGAACCATTCCTGGTAATGTGTCTACCCTGCACCTTGTAATCAGCCTTGGTCATCCTGGGGTGGCTCCTTCTCTTGGCCTTACTTGGGCACAGGTACATGATCCAACTTCACAGTAAAAATTTAATTTGGGGAAAATGCAGTTACAGAAAATTAAacagacaataaaatatttatactaaCATCTGGAATGTGACTGCAtaggagatttttttcctttcaacttcctcttatttttaagacagggttcatactgtgtagctctagctagcCTGATTGGTATTCGATCTATGGCCCAGTTTGGTTTCAAACTGACGGCAATCCtactacctcagcctcccaagtgctaggatttaaaggcgtgcatcGCTGAGGAagatttgtttggcttttgttttttaaagtccaGGTAATGCACTCACAGACACTGGAAGTGCTCACACCATTTGTAGCTCTGATACAATAAATGAGGCCCTGTATTCAAGCCTCAGctccacaaaacagaaaataaacagaagggtTCGCAGCAAAGGCACAAAGCCCCCTCCTGTCGGTCATGACACAGCTGACATTCCTTGGGTGGGTTCTGGGGTCACTTCCCTACGCTAAGCAGTCCAAGTCCCAATTCTACCTGTCTGGCCATTATAACCTCACCCACGTGATGGGGTTTTTCCCAGAATCCCTCCTTTCTGCTGCCCAATAGCACTGGGTTGCTGCTGGTCACCTGCCTACTAAGGTGACACACTCAGAAACTGGCTGCAGCACCTACCGCGGGAAGCAGTGACTGCATATTCTGGTTGGAGTCTGCTATGGTGGCCAGGTAGACCAGGTTCCGGTGCAGGATCTGCTGGTACCTATGGGAGACACAGACAGGTAAAGCAGGACAAACTGCCATGCC
This portion of the Microtus ochrogaster isolate Prairie Vole_2 linkage group LG8, MicOch1.0, whole genome shotgun sequence genome encodes:
- the Ss18l1 gene encoding calcium-responsive transactivator, producing MSVAFASARPRGKGEVTQQTIQKMLDENHHLIQCILDYQSKGKTAECTQYQQILHRNLVYLATIADSNQNMQSLLPAPPTQNMNLGPGALSQSGSSQGLHPQGSLSDAISTGLPPASLMQGQIGNGPNHVSMQQTAQSTLPTTSMSMSGSGHGTGPGYSHSGPTSQSVPMQGQGAISNYVSRTNINMQSNPVSMMHQQAATSHYNSAQGGSQHYQGQAPIAMMGQGGQGSSMMGQRPMAPYRPSQQGSSQQYLGQEEYYSEQYSHSQGAAEPMSQQYYPDGHGDYAYQQSSYTEQSYDRSFEDSTQHYYEGGNSQYSQQQTGYQQGSAQQQTYSQQQYPNQQSYPGQQQGYGPAQGAPSQYSSYQQGQGQQYGSYRASQTGPSAQQQRPYGYEQGQYGNYQQ